The stretch of DNA AAGGCTGCGCGTCCTTGACATCGGAGGATGTGGAATAGGGGAAGAAGGTATGACGACACTTTGCGATGCCTTGATTGACCACCCGACCGAGGTGTTCCCCGTGCTCGAGACGTTGGTGGTCGGGGGCAACCCGGGGGCAGTCGGCGATGCCTGGGAGGCTGCTCTGGAGAAGTTAAGGCAGGCACGCCCGACGCTAGACGTGGCATGGCGTGCAGCAGACGCTGGTGACAGCCAGGAACAACATCAACAAAAGAACAAGCTGTTGGAGCAGTATAAACAGCAGCAGGAGCTTCCGCCTCCAAGTACTCCTTAGTTTTTAACCGAAGGTGTGTGACGATAGCTCAGAGCTCCCCGGTTCCGCAGTCTGCTTCGATCACAAGACTTGACTCCCGCGCGAAGAAGAGAGCGACGATCCCGGGCGCTTGGGAGAGTAGGGCGAGTATGATGAGTCCATAACCCCCCAGCTCGTGACGCTTAGCGACATTTCTGAGCTTCGCCCGTGCCACCTGTCTCACCGGTCGTCCCGATGTTTCTGGCTTCAACGTGGTGCCATCCGCTCGCAGACTTCCCTGAAAGTGGAAACCCGAATCGCCGCTCAGCTTTCTCCAGGACACTGCAGTCACCCCTCTCACAGCGATGTCTCTTGCCGCGTTAGCCGAGAAGAACACGAATGCGACGATGACCGTTCTCAACCCAGCGGCGTGGATAGCACCTTCTGCAGCACACGCAGAAGAGTGCGCGAGTGGAGCCAGTACCCGCCGCACCGGTCCAATGCAAGTTGCCTCGCACTTTGGCAGCTGATCGCAGTCGAAAACCGCGAAAGggtcgagcgacgccgcaTTTGTAAGTTCTTCCCCGTCTCTGCATGCTGTTTGGAACGTGGCAACGTCCAATGTGAATTCTGATGGGTCGACACATTTAATGAAGAGTTCCGCCGAATGTGTTGACGTTGCTCGAGTGGTGTTGGCAACTTCGACGTCCAACCTTGCCGCTTCATAACGAGCCGCCGCAGCAGGAGCGTGACGCGCACATATATCACGTCGCTCagtcgatgccgccgccaacTCTTGGGACAGTCTCCGGCTTCCGCCTGCCGCGGCGTAGTTGTGTGCAAGCGAGTGGAGGTTTCGGGAGGCGAAGGTTCCATCGCACCCGGATATGCACCCTCCACGAAATGATGCAAGAAACGGCAAGTAAGCCACCGCAATCAGAGCGATGGCGAGGGACGCTGCGACCGCCCTGACTGCTGCCATGCACGCGGGATGACCCAATGCTCCTGCGATCTTGACGAGCGTTGACTTCTTCTCTTGCCTTGCTGACACACCACGGGTGAGATCCACGGGCGGCAAAACAGCCCCAGCTGGTGAGAGATGTCTTGCGATGTGTTGAAAACTCCTGGCGAATCTGTACGCCATGTCTGCCGCTACCAGGCCGTCGATGACCGCATCTAAGGCATCCGACGCAGTTGAGAAAGCGGCAAAGTCCGGAGGGGATACTCCGAGCCAATCGACCTCGGCAGCAGAGTCCGCTGCAGCGCCAAGTTTAGCTCTGATGTCGGCAGCACGGGTGGCGGCAACGGTTACTGGGTCTGAAGCATTGACCCGGCTCAACGCCTCGGCTGCCTTTTCCTCAACGACTCTTATCCTCTCGTTTTCAAAGGACGTAACGAGCTCAGCCGTCTTGTTCTCGAACGCGTCACCATCAGCCATGGCGTCATCTCTGACCACTTCGGTGAAGTTTGCATTGTTGCCCCTCGGAGGGGGATCGTAATCATCAAACACGGTTGGCACCCCTTTCATTATCTCGGAAACTGCCCGCGGAATCACTGACGCGTCTGCAGCGAGGTCTACTCGCACGTCGTCTGCAATTCGCGAAATCTCCGCCGACATTGCCGAGGCGCTCTCACCGAGATCCCGGATCATCCTGCTCACATCGGGGGGCACACCAGGGATTTCACCAATTTGCAGCGCCGGTGGCAATGGTGGTGTGACGCTCGGGGTCATCCCGATGTTGATCGTGTCCAGCACAGCGCCCAGTCCGTTGAAAGCCTCGAACCAAGCACCAATTTTTGCCATCCT from Micromonas commoda chromosome 3, complete sequence encodes:
- a CDS encoding predicted protein, with the protein product MREACSRKEEESDAFRRGVHARGSIVCTGKMREACSRKEEESDAFRRGVHARGSIALFSVALLWCSSLSSCGAIVDMVLPAPVSWSSVREMLNSTLVATRRAEAEYANCATRQGDACMRRLEEGRRVELSRASYKESRNNNMVEVSQATARLCASMERGIVSTLRSLDTDQISWRVSCSDEDRAEVRARIRLPEDALTPVSEAYRWNSESRLNRTLGLLEERTTYDTEYVRNRTAFLGAVTVDVNLNVTESVTAMAQRLSENVGSMDVAAGANIVAMALGAANRLEEVREMSLEVMSAYVGTVVDYVGEVTDRMAKIGAWFEAFNGLGAVLDTINIGMTPSVTPPLPPALQIGEIPGVPPDVSRMIRDLGESASAMSAEISRIADDVRVDLAADASVIPRAVSEIMKGVPTVFDDYDPPPRGNNANFTEVVRDDAMADGDAFENKTAELVTSFENERIRVVEEKAAEALSRVNASDPVTVAATRAADIRAKLGAAADSAAEVDWLGVSPPDFAAFSTASDALDAVIDGLVAADMAYRFARSFQHIARHLSPAGAVLPPVDLTRGVSARQEKKSTLVKIAGALGHPACMAAVRAVAASLAIALIAVAYLPFLASFRGGCISGCDGTFASRNLHSLAHNYAAAGGSRRLSQELAAASTERRDICARHAPAAAARYEAARLDVEVANTTRATSTHSAELFIKCVDPSEFTLDVATFQTACRDGEELTNAASLDPFAVFDCDQLPKCEATCIGPVRRVLAPLAHSSACAAEGKSASGWHHVEARNIGTTGETGGTGEAQKCR